In the Hydractinia symbiolongicarpus strain clone_291-10 chromosome 13, HSymV2.1, whole genome shotgun sequence genome, AAAACAGATGCGAAAGAGTATTTCAAAGACAAAGGTCTAGCGAGGCTTCTGTCATTGTGATACTTTTTCTTACGTataactattttattttcatctttaaCGACTTGCTGAGATCAGTTGAATGGTACTTCAACTCTtcaatcgatttcaacaaattAACTTTTAGCAAGTGAATAATTTTCATCATATTTTACATATATCTTTTGTGGTTTAGCGTCCTGGTGTCTACTACCCCAATTTACTTAGCTACATGTGCCTACTTATGTCTattttattcaatttatttaagcTACAATTTAATTGGCGAACTTATGCACTTTTGTCTTCTACTTTTTCCACGTTCCAATTTTCTTTTGTCTCCCTGTTTTCAGCCTTTTCTCAGCGTTCTGTTCCATTACCATGTGTCTTGACTTATCTTAAGTGTAGGATTTTATAGtattttattaattgtattatATGTATAAATTTATCATAACTTATTTGTAAATAACTTTTaaccttttctcttttttttttttttttttttatggagAAGAACCATTTGTAAATAATGGAACCAAAtacatgatgatgatgatgatgatgtatttTTAATGgaattattttactttgttaAATAGAAATTAcgttataaaaagaaattttttccgAACTTATTTTTTGTGGTTTCGGACATCAaatcgcaaaaataattttcctgttaaagttcttttatgaGAATATTTACATTGTGAATTATTTGCAGGAAAACAGATATCTTAAGAACAAACAACATATGTCAACTAAGacgaattttagattttgaataCTTTTTTATTCTACAGTTCTTATAATAAGTTGTAGAACTTATACATAACTTACtgaaaaagcatatttttgcgatTAGCTCTGAAAAGCGAATTTCGTAAAACTTACTTTACTAGCTCATAAATAAAGTACTAAATCGCGAAATAAAATTCCACAGAATATTCTGTTCTTACGGTACCTATCGATTAGCAGCAAATcggcaaaaatatatattttttttttgaaatatcctTCCAAAGTCTTATTTTGGCCTTTCAATGCTTTTATCAACTAATGTTTTGAATTTAAATCGTCTGAAACCGTTTCTCTTACTCCAAATTTTGTCCAAAGATGTCTTTATtgataaaaccttttttaaaatcaagtaCAGAAATATTTTGGTACCCTAAAGCACTAAATTTCTTGAGAACTACTTGTCGCGATAGATATTtggaataaaatttattttttcggaATATGGGAACATCTAATATTTCtcgaattttgcaaatttgatGACATTGTGCTTCTCAATCTATACCGTTTTTCAAGGGCTTTTACGTAGGACACTAAATAAAACCTGCCAAAGTTAAAATTCAGCTGTAGGAAAATTactaagaaaaaaatagttaaatgattttttaaaattgaaataacaaaacaaattttgcgGCAACTTCGCAATTAGCGAGTTTCCCAATAATTTTTGCCGGAacttattttcgcgaaattgaaaaaaaaatcgtaaaattcgcgaaaattcatTCCTTAAGGTATCGTGTCAAGGAATGCTGGTACGAAAATCTGGTCAGAATATTTTGATTTCTCAAATATCAAAAGAACTCGAagcaatgaattttgaagtatgaaaaaaacaatgacaacaaCTTGAAATATAGcttgataaaaaatataaaacttaatttttggTTACATCTGTCAAATTTGACATTATATGAAATTACTAGTTGTCACAAATAAGGGGAGCAAGAACATAAggccaaaattaaaattttctgaaattGTGACTAGCATAAAGAGTAGCTGTTGTCGCAGTTAACTTGGCACACATTTTACTTTGTAGCCTAGAGCGTaacctagaataaactcgcttctCCACGACATGATAATATCTACTATACTATTCAATtacaatgactgaacagataactgaacagataagtggtgTTATTTTTGAAGTCAATAAACAGCAAGGTGCGATTGGTAAAAAATCACAAGGTATTCGAATCGTCTTAGCTAGATTTTCTTTACGTTGTCATCACAAGGACATCATTCCGAAAGACCTCCATCTACACTGCAAAGTGAAAAAGGACAGAAATCGGAAAATACTACTCCGTGCAAGTCGCCAATTGTTGCAGGAGCGGATTCACCTAAATCATGTGGTGAGAAATAATCTCCCGATAAGAATGACGGAAATTGTCGGGAACGTGCGGTACTGTCAGGTGATTATTACGACTAAATGATAAAAATTCACGAGGGTAGTTGTAAGAAAGAAATGAGATTGTGCAATACCAGACATCTCAAAAAGTTTTCCAATATCAATAGACCAGTAGTTATTGAAAATACGTTCATTGAGATATCGAAGTGGGTCATGAACTTCTCCTCCAAGGAACTTTCGGAGACAGAGAACAGTGTTCTATCAAAAGGGATAAATTATAGTCTAACTCCAACAAGTTTACCAACTAAAAAATCGTTGCTATTTTGGAACAGGTAATTAAAGTATTATCAAAGGAGGAGGCAAAATAAATCGTATGTTAGGGAAACTGAAACATAATTTTCTCAATTGATTGTAAAAACTGCAACAAACATATCCaattaaaaataagttttaatttACAGCATACACAGTAGCCAGTAATGCATCGTTTTAAACTTCTGAGCAGGATCTGAGATCTGGGCACCAGTTTTATTCGCTcgtaaaaacataaaacaatagGTTATTGTTTGCCTCCagactttttttcttataacCATGTTTAGAAATATTTGAGTAGCTAAGAATTTACCCACAATTAAAACGTGATATGAAATTAAGCAATGTACACATCTCTAAGGCGAAagaatttaaaacttttagggTCGTCTATAGCGATTTTCATTCCTTTAAACACGTGTAATCCAACTGATTACCTGCATTGTTTGCATGTTAACTCACCGAAACTTGGCATTAGCATCCATTACCAAACCCTTTCATTCGAACAGAAGACAGATTGAAAGACGGTCGATGAAACGGCCTTCAGGTAAGCGGAATGTTTTTCTATTGTTTGAATTTTAGTTgtttgttttgaagaaaaaaagaatgcgACGGTAACAGGAAAATTTCTCAAGATGCTACTGTTTGTCTCAAGGAAAACTTGAGAAGGAAAATCATCGTGGagacttgttatttttttaaataattagttGCTATATTCTTTCATTTTGAAACGTCAGCACAGCACAAGCACCTCAAAAAAATTAAGGTGAGAGGGTTTTAaacttttctaatatttttttgtttaggttATTCgttatatatttcaaaaaaaattaactttttgtaaAATACCTCGATTGCTTGGTATGAGCCTTACGTAGGGACACATCAGAAAATGAACTTTAGTGGTTCTGGATTCTCCAGCTAAAtcccaaaattaaaaaagcgaTATGGAGTGTTAGATTTAGGAATTCTTTCAGTAAACCCTGGCTTCCCTTTGACAGCATTTTCCGCATGCTTTTTAGTTGGCGCTTGGACACTTGGAAAAATTGGACATTTATTCCAAGTGCGGTATGCGCTAACAAAAAGCTGTTTCAAAGAATGTTAACCCTTAAAACGAGGATTATggacttcttttttcttttttactttaaagttGGGCCAATATTTCAATGAGTTATAGCTGTTTTCAGTATTTCATTAAAAGTTACTGCTATACAGTGCAATTAATACTGATTCCTAATTTAGTCGTTTGTGTAAAGCTACGACGGAGGAAACTAGATTGAGGAGTACATGCTATTTTATAATCCATTTGCTAGCTAGGAAGATATATCAGCAGAAAAATCGGATTATCCTTTTTCCATGACACAACAGCTTTGAATAGTAATTTAACAAGAGTAACCCGGCGTTAAAACAAAGTAATTAATTTATGCTCTATGTGGGAGATCTATTCATTAACCTTTTAAACAAAACTACGAATCTAAAATGTTTTGCATTTTTAGTGATTGCTGCCAATAGTAATTAATCTGGAACTCTTTTCAGGTTCAAGGATCAAATACCCAAGTTTTTTAACTACTTTAGTTGGAAAAGCTAAAAGAACTAACGAACTAACGACGAGAAGTAACCCTGCACCGGCCGGTCATCTTCGCCATCTGATTGGAAATTGCAAGTACATTTTATTGGCCACCCTATTTCGCGATTTGTACGTCGGGGgaacgaataaaaaaataaaaagtaagaagTAGAACtttaagtgcaaaaaaaatagaacaggcaaataaaaatggaaaatgtcttGAAAAGATTGGAAATAAACACATCATATAGTCACgcacattttatatatatacataaagaaagtagtatataaaaaatgtgtagaaAACAGATATAATATGTAGCTACGAGCTTTTGAAAAGTGATTGGCACAAAGTCGAAAGCTaaaataaatgacaaaaaaggCAATGGAATTACTGATTTTCATCCCCTTATCCCTCTACACAATTTTGGAGGGTCATAGCAGCATAATTCTGTCATGAAAGGTACCCCAACGCAGCATTACCATTGGTTGGGCGGGGTTTCACCTGTGTGTGTATAATTGAACTTTTGAAGAGTGTCTGAACACTTTTGACGAAGATAAATATCCATGTATTAATGGAATTATAGATtgcaaaaatttgcaaaagatgtgcaaaaaatttgtttttgaaatataAGGGAAAAAAAGTGGATGAAAGTGGATTTAAACTTGTTAACACAAGCTAATTAAATCgaggtaaaataataaaatgttaaaaagggAATTAGTCATGGCATGTGGTATCCATGTCAGCAAATCGTATCAACTACCCAACATaatactttgaaaaaaaaagatgtggAGTTTGAGGCAAGTACTAAATCGATTAAATGTGAGAACCAGTTTTGATAAATCGAGGTTACATACCACCACACGTGtcggtaaagaaaataaaaaaacaatacagaGTTTTTTTAATCAAGTCTTCTATACTCTTCTTTTTTTACAGTTCTTTCGTTGCAGCAATGTCCTTTGGCCCTAACACAAGAAAAGTGTTATTGACATTATTTATGCTGTAATTTTCGTCGATAATTTATGCTACCGAAGTACCTTAATGATGTATCAGGATAGCCTTAATAATATTTTACTAGCCGaagtcccgtggaagaatccactgaatctctcatggAGTCTATATGAGGGGTgccaaaaaaaaacatagaacataatttgaaaagtcacaatttgcattattctatatctataaccgctgaaaaaaacgtaaaataaGCATGTGCagcaataacaaaaacataataataaaagggaaaaaaagccctgggatggaggttgctcacaatctgcattattctatgtttataaccgctgaaacaaaacgtctaaaaatataagcatgtgcaacaacaaaaataataaaaaaaattatgaaataaaaatggaaaatgtccatAAAAATCAAAGGCGTTTAACAACCGTTACATAAAAAGCgaaatacgctaaaactatatacttgctttgccattccagaagtAATGCAAGGAAAGAAAGGATAccaaacattcaaaaaaattcaagcatttttcgttaagtcatacaaaatcagctattcagtctattgcatacggcaaaccttccaaagttatactcaaaatacaagaaattaatagttgaaaacacaaaaagaGAAATGTAACAGcttgaatcatttggtatattgtatatctaccgaaatatttcaatccaaaatattaaaagaacagtttCCTTCAACAGACttaaaaatcaaagaagataacaatgcagcgttttcgaatttaagaatcgaatatatttcaaacgatcgtaacagatgtaaacattgatttaggttttttataacgacatcaataCTGAATcacagtgttaaaaacagtaacaacggaaaaattactttttacagtttatgtaaattcttctctaggatatgcacgctgtttttataagaatagtgtagctagctaatggcaattttactacatgtaacggcccatTGCTTTGACACAAAAAAGTTCAGTTCGTTTGATATCCTAATCAATTTTAtgcgtcatacaaatgttcttatttaaaacaaactatcaggcttagacatattcttaagatattctagacttctgacccatttttcagagtatatttttacaaaataagtgcttagagaaaatattttccggctcaagacacaacaacaaacttaatatttaaggaaaaatttagctctaaaagaaacggctaaaaaatcgttatacacCTAAAATCATTTCTTTATCAAATAATTTAGACAACACACTTTTCTTTCGCTTTTTCAGTAGGTTGcaacctagctagctaggctgagtaaaagtccaatcagttttttacttccaTTACTAAATtttgcttcatcccaaagagagcgaatttaaaatttatagctacaattgtctgatgcatttccaatcaattctttttgtgatcgttttaaaaaatatttctaacaacaacatttttaacttcgttcgacaacaacagtttgttttttacgtagtgtatattcgtacgcacttttgcccatttttgagtacgtatatgttcatccgctattcgtacgtaaagtgctttagggttagggttaggattctttttccttttttctacgtATGAATAGCGCTACGCACTATTAATACGCACTTTATGTCATACtaaagtgcgtacgaatatacagtTCCTGTTTTTTACATACTAGATccgaattacattcatattcgaatgcgatacaacctcggtcccagaacacaaaaatggaaaatatagaaaaacatatAAGCTTTAAGCTAACCTCATATACATAAACATTGGCATGCTTTGTTTAAAGTAACTTTTTCAggattaatttgaaaaacagGCAACCTTtttcgcttcggttttcttttttcagttgataaacaacttgtttccgtgagatacagcgcgcacatggtaaaccgggggtaaaattaaattattttaaccatAACGACCGAGAGCCGCCCTGTAGCATAAATGACAAATGGACCCCTTATTTTCTGATTTGGCGGCttactttttttttagttaaattttagcgtacagccacgtcataagaaagtgacccgtgatttccgtgtcgtggactcacagttttactcacgcatgggaattaatatataagatttcttatcaaatataaaattatataaacccTGGTACAATCTGCAGACTCTAAATGTTCAGGACCCTAATAATTATTTCAAACACTCATTTTAGGTGTCCATAGTTTTATTTGATTTACTGGGCGTGTGTTTTTCTCAGCAAAAAGAATGTAgtaaaaatgtaagaaaaaaggCAGGGCAATTTTGCTGACCTTTTTTTAAACGaaaaattttgcacaaaataaattttctgtaTATCAGTATAATCTCTATATCAACTTAATATAGTTTATCGTTAATTACAGAataaaaatgtaagaaaaagaGAGTTTCGCTTGTGAAACTGTTTGAGTTTGGCCAGCAAAGCTTCAATTGTTAACCACAAAGTATTTCCCGAAGATTAAGTTTCACGAATCAGTCATTTTCTTGATCTACTAGTATTTTTTAATCTATCTTACATAATAATGCGAAGgctgtgtctgtctgtaacagacaGACACAGCCTGAAAATGATTGAGTCTGTAACTCGATCATTTTCCCTGTTTTCTTGGTGAATTTTACAAACGTTACGGCATGACATCAATGCATTTAAACAGACAGCAatagcaattttaaaaataacggaGCATTTGCATTGCACTTTATATTTGTCAGCTGGACCAAGTTTTTTAAACCTTGGTCcttgaatccgtttcgggaTGGAcgcgttgatgacgtcatcaaaaaaccttttaaccaGAACACCTCGgtaaccgtttatcaaaagcacatgatcctatacattttaatCCTATCGTTCcaaggtctatacgatgaaaGAAACAGGCataaaaatttctaaagaaaattGTTTGCTTGACGTccttgctgacgttagcaaaatgtttaaattgtttaaatGTTCTTTGGAACCACATTAtcatatacattattttaaatagCATTTCAGGTTCTGCACAATGCAAGCAAcgagtaaatgttttttctatatcattgctgacgtcatcaaaatctaAATGAATTCTTCATTTTTCGTTGTTCCTCTGCGTAAGTGGAGTTCTCCACGGGCTTAATAATACCAATGTATTTTTGTCGGTGTGGAATTCATAATGGTGAgccattttcttacattaaaACCCTCATCCAGACTTAAAATTGAAATGGAATCCTGCGACGAATTTTGCTTAATTATTCCTTAAAATTTGGATAGGTTAGAAAATAAACCATTTTCAATCAAAACATTCTTGGGCCTCATTACTGTTGTCGAGTTGGTCGACCGCAGTTAGCCTCATTTTTTGACGATAACGGTGGCGAGGCCATGTTGGCATGGATGTTATTGGAGTTCTGATTATTGTCCTTGAATTTTATATTCCCTGTTCTTTGATGCTTATAATAGTTAAAGTTATATATGTTAAACCataaagtaaattttaaatCACGTTTTCAGCCATAtcttaaacaaacaaactttaagATTATGCCTTCAAATGTAAATCGTTTAGGAAGCAGAGTCAACACAATCCATCTTGAACTGGCTAAGAACCACACAAATACCTAAAAAGAAACCGAAATTTTTGCTGACGATAAGGAGATATCGAAGATAAAGAGATTCACTTACTATACTATCCTTAGGGTAGTTTTtatgtagaaaaataaaatgaaataggACAGCAATCGGTAATCAGTCATAATACTTATTTTTTAGATCATTATGGCGAACATGGGACAAATTTTATTGTTACTTGCAATAATGGCTACGAGAAGTGAAGGTAAAATAACAGCTATTATTAAGGAACTTATTGTATCTTGAAGGTAGAAAATAACCCTGAAATGTAGTTGGAATAACACCTTTGTTTAATCTTGTTACGAAAACCTCTTagaaattttaaactttaacaAAGATGTCTTCGTAATACCTACTTCCGTATGCGTCACTGTGCAGTCAGATAATAATAAACTTCTATAATTAGCCGGATTTAGTGTATTTACTTCCTTAGTATATTCttacattttcatattttgtcataCCAGCCAAGGCTCGTTATCTTAAGGATTGAACAGCGTCGCAAAATGTTGGTGTGATATTTACACGGGAAAAGTAAGAAAAAGATTCATTTATTTAGGTCAGTTAGTTCCATGCTCTACTGCAACGCTATCATTTGCAGTCACTGTGGATGGCTCAACCAGCGTTGATGCGAATCaatttcaacaacaaaaagattttattaagcGACTTATTACCCGAATTGATGTATCTGGAAACAGCAATGCTGGGCTTGTACAGTTTGCAAGTAGTAGTCAAATACATATCAGATGTAACAATGCTGCCACATTGAGTGCATTTAATACACTTGTAGATGGAGTCAATCTTATGACTGGTGCAACTTGTATCAAGTGTGGTTTAGACAAAGCACAAGAATTATTGTCAGGAAATGGTTGTGGTAGAGCAGGAGAgaataaaataatctttttaatGGTTGATGGAGATGAAAATATATTCCCTAACCAGGTGGTAACTACTGCAAATAATCTTCGAAATGCTGGATATGTTATCTATGCTCTGGCAATCGGAAATACTGTTGACACAACAAAAATAGCTTTGCTTACGGGCAGTTCTGATAGAGTTTTTAGAACACAGTTTGCTGATTTGCCAACTTATGATATTGAGATATTGTATGCTGCATTAACCTCGACATACTGTACTGTGTCACAAACTGGTAgctatttaaactttttatactaAACATATGTTCCCTTCAATTCAATATCTGTATGTCTTGTGTTGTATAGTGTCTGCTTATACAGAAATTTTGATTTCTCCAACAGGATTTTAATAAGTAAAAGATGATCAGCTGGTGTTATACATGTCCTGTCAGTGATTAATTCTAGTAGTGCTACCGActatatcttaaaaatttgcAGAGAAGGATCATActtttttagataaatattataagcgCAATACACCAGAACCCTTTAGCTAAAACAGTTTTTAGAAAATTCATGTTGAACGTACGATACTTTTTATCAGGGTGTATACCGATTGGATCACGTAAAATATCTTTGTTCTTCAATTACAGACCAGAAATTTTAGCAATTTCAACAATCGTTAGAGTGGAATATTGATATCTTTAAAAGATAATCACAGTGGACAGGAtctattcatttttaaactatcCTGGAGGGTTCCTTGGAATTGTATGATACGTTATGTACGTTGCTTCCATGAAATTTAGGACATTGAAAATCGAAACTAAACAATGTACAGAtgggtttttttaactttaagataagataagattgAGCAGAACTCTGAGCCAAGTAAAACTACACACATTTTAACATGCAGAGCAATCTAACTGCATATTAGATGTTGAGGATACCATTATAAAATTGCATGATTCTTTGCGAATCTCGGCAGGCTAGGCAGGCTAGGCATTTAAGTCAAGATTGTCGCATTGGAATTCTTTGTATGATTTCTCATGTTTTTTTGGAAGACAGGACAGAATACACGCAATACACGCAAAACTATTCACGTGCATTTTCTATACTTAACCCTTTATAATAACACCCTTTTCCGCGATTTAGGGAAAAATTAGTACGAATCAAATAGTAGATGAATCTCACCTAAAATGGCGTCGAACGATGACATATGagcaaactttttttctttttttgccagCACATACCAAACTGGGCCAAAAATCATTTGTCgttaatctaaaaaaattaaataaatttatactTCTTATATTATATATCTTAAATATACGTCTGACGCACAAAGCAACAATTAACTCTGATCTCCATAGCGCCTCACCCCGAAAGCTTTCACTTctgatagcattttcgtttctcttaaaaaaattaaaaccgcGCTTTGtaaatcattttgaattttgtgcggattttttttgtttttgaatatttttctttttgcagCTAGATGCTGgttttagaaaaatataaaaaaaacaaaggtttTCCGTACAAACCAACCCACggtttgttttaaaacagaagTCAATGAGAAATCATTGGGTTGTAAAAATATCATCCGAGTCTATTTGGGGCCGGGGTGGGGCTATTTTAGCTCCCCTCCTAAATTTATGTAACAACTTCTGAAGCTTCTTAGCGGTTAAAATTAATACGCCAAAGTCAAAGTCAAATTTCGCATTTTTATACTTCTACTATCAAGTAATGTTACGCATCTAAAACGTTTGACCTATTTCAACACCGAGTCCAAGGTTTATGTTCAACTGTTTTAGCATGTTTTCGGGTGTGGACCCGATGACGTCATCTAAactgtttttcttcttttattctCGAATGTGCTAACAAGCATTTGTGTCAAGTTTTGTGGCGATGCGATGTCTTTTATATCGCTCCCTCGACCTTTCAGGGCAAAAAATAGCCAGACCAGAATAGGGTTAACTAGATTTTCTGTTTTTGATATTCAAAAGCAGTTCAACAAACATGAACTTACTGAACTTTTAAAGGTTAGCTTAAAGCCAAAATACAGCAGTTTTCAAAGCTTTTAATCTGCTGTATCAATTTCGTAACGAGGTTCTTGCTCTGTGTTTTCTTAGGTGCATTTTCGTGAAGAAAAATTTTGCAATGTTTTGATGGTTAATACAAACTTTTGCCGTAATTTTTATGTATTTGCTAATTTATGTGGTATttagcattttaaaaaaatactttgaagTTAACTTACTGTACATCTAAATGTTATGTAGACATTTGTAGGAAGTCAATAATTATGATTCTGTTGCTTcctcttttatatttttattctaaGTACAGCAACGATAATATGTTATAGCGTAAaggtaaataaaattattatcctGATTCTACTTTAATATTTTCACGGACACAGTTCATTTCACTGACATATCACGTGAGGTATTGTTGTCCATAGGGAGCCTTACACAAATGTCTGCGTATGATGTATGCAAATTCATATTCTAATATAACAACTGTTTAGGAATTCTCACACAATGGTCTTCGTATGGTGTATGCTCTGCTACCTGTCAATCAGGCCTTCAAGCTCCAATTCAACAGAGAACACGTAGTTGTGTAGGAGCTACATTTGGAGGAAATTGTAATGGTGCTTTATTAGTTCAACATGCTAACTGTAACGTAGAAGTAGCTTGCCCAGGTATATATATATCACTTATATCGGCTCTACTTTTTAAAATGAGTATTTACTAATTATTTTCACTAATACATAAAGGTTCACTAACGCAATGGTTCCAATGGGGTGCTTGCAGCGAAAACTGTCATAGCAATCCAAATGTGGCGCCTACAAGATCACGGACTAGACAATGCCTAGGTGCCACTTTTGGTGGGAACTGTGGTGGTGCAAGTCTTACAATGGCAGGAACATGTAATGTTGGAATAGGTTGTCAAGGTATGTCGTGTTATTATTTTGAATGTTTATCATAAGTGGATGTTATGTTTGTCAATTAGCACAGTTCTAATATACTGACACTTGAGAATCTCAGCGTCTAACTGAAAGGTAGAGATTTATGTTTTCCGCAGTTTTTTTCCATTGGCATAAAACAGCAGTGGGCATAACTAATAGCATTCATTAatcaaaacttcatttcaaataaaatgCTAGGTCAATGGTCTAACTGGGGTGCGTATGGTGGCTGTTTTGAAACCTGTCAATCAAATGTTAACACAGCCCCTACTCAATCCAGAAGAAGAACTTGTAATGGTGGAACCTTTGGAACAACTTGTCCTGGAAATGGCGTAGACACACGAGATTGTAGCGTTGGAATTGCATGTCCAggtcttttttctatttttcttgcATTTTTGTATTGCCATACTTCTTGGTTATTCTTACCATATATATTTGTTATCTTATTTTCATAAATATTAGGAAGTCTTACTCAATGGTCTGGGTATGGTGTATGCTCTGCTACCTGTCAATCAGGCGTTCAAGCTCCAACACAAGAGAGAACACGTAGTTGTGTAGGAGCTACATTTGGAGGAAATTGTAATGGTGCTTTATTGGTGCAAAATTCTGACTGTAACGTAGAAGTAGCTTGCCCAGGTATATATATCACTTATATCGGCTCTACTTTTTAAAATGAGTAGTCACTAATTATTTTCACTAATACATAAAGGTTCACTAACGCAATGGTTCCAATGGGGTGCTTGCAGCGAAAACTGCCATAGCAATCCAAATGTTATGCCTACAAGATCAAGGTTTAGACAATGTCTAGGTGCCACATTTGGTGGGAACTGTGGTGGTGCAAGTCTTACAATGACCGGAACATGTAATGTTGGAATAGGTTGTCAAGGTATGTCGTGTTATTCTTCACTTAATA is a window encoding:
- the LOC130623093 gene encoding adhesion G protein-coupled receptor B1-like; this encodes MLVLEKYKKNKGFPYKPTHAVKINTPKSKSNFAFLYFYYQFCGDAMSFISLPRPFRAKNSQTRIGLTRFSVFDIQKQFNKHELTELLKVHFREEKFCNVLMVNTNFCRNFYVFANLCGILTQWSSYGVCSATCQSGLQAPIQQRTRSCVGATFGGNCNGALLVQHANCNVEVACPGSLTQWFQWGACSENCHSNPNVAPTRSRTRQCLGATFGGNCGGASLTMAGTCNVGIGCQAFINQNFISNKMLGQWSNWGAYGGCFETCQSNVNTAPTQSRRRTCNGGTFGTTCPGNGVDTRDCSVGIACPGSLTQWSGYGVCSATCQSGVQAPTQERTRSCVGATFGGNCNGALLVQNSDCNVEVACPGSLTQWFQWGACSENCHSNPNVMPTRSRFRQCLGATFGGNCGGASLTMTGTCNVGIGCQGQWSNWSGYGSCSETCHSNVNTPPNQFRTRTCVGGTFGTTCPGSGVDTRDCSVEVACPGILSQWSAYGTCSANCRLCFADPPPTQQRTRVCVGATFGGSCKGAALVETIDCNVDVACQALTLLPWAQWGACNENCQSNPNVSPTRTRTRQCGFFGESCNFTSACFTMTGACNVGVGCQGCKCLIKILNFEFHHRILNDEIVKITRK